Genomic DNA from Thermotoga petrophila RKU-1:
GCCTCGCAGGCCCTGTTGTGGCGGCCGCTGTCGTTCTGGAAAAAGAAATAGAAGGAATAAACGATTCAAAACAGCTTTCCCCTGCGAAGAGGGAAAGACTTTTCGATGAAATAATGGGGAAAGCAGCTGTTGGTATAGGAATTGCCTCTCCAGAGGAAATAGATCTTCACAACATATTCAACGCCACAAAACTCGCTATGAATCGAGCACTGGAGAATCTGTCCGTGGGACCATCATTTGTACTCGTTGACGGGAAAGGAATCGAGTTGAGAGTTCCCGGTACATGCTTAGTGAAGGGAGACCAGAAAAGCAAATTGATAGGAGCAGCTTCCATTGTTGCGAAGGTCTTCAGAGATAGATTGATGAGCGAGTTTCACAAGATGTATCCCCAGTTTTCCTTCCACAAACACAAAGGTTACGCAACAAAAGAACACCTGAACGAAATCAGAAAGAATGGAGTTTTGCCCATCCACCGGATGAGTTTTGAACCTGTTTTAGAACTTCTGACCGACGATTTGCTGAGGGAGTTCTTCGAAAAAGGCCTCATCTCCGAAAATCGATTCGAACATATAAAGAATCTTCTGGAGGCGAAAAAGAGTGTGGTTTTCCGGAAAGAAAGAACAGACCATAATCTCCCTCTTTTTTAAACACATCGACAAAGTCGAAGAAACTCTGGAATGCGTCTTCAAACTCTTAAAAAAGTATCTTGAAGATGCTGACGATATCGAGTCTCTTTATCTTCGGGCACAAAGGCTTGAAAGCGAAGCCGATCGATTACGCCGAAAAACAGAGATGGAAATGTACAGTGGAGCGTTCCTGCCGAATTTTAGAGGAGACCTTCTTGGTTTGATTGAATCCGTAGACAAGGTGGCGAACAAAGCCGAATACGTGGCGGATTTGATTGTTCTTCAAAAACCAGAAGTTCCCCACCAATTGAAGGATCTCATTCTGATGCAGATGGAATACTCTCTGAAGGCCTACGAATCCCTGAAAAGTGCTCTCAGATTTTTGTT
This window encodes:
- a CDS encoding TIGR00153 family protein, which produces MWFSGKKEQTIISLFFKHIDKVEETLECVFKLLKKYLEDADDIESLYLRAQRLESEADRLRRKTEMEMYSGAFLPNFRGDLLGLIESVDKVANKAEYVADLIVLQKPEVPHQLKDLILMQMEYSLKAYESLKSALRFLFEDLERVEEFVLAVEKYEHEEDNVERTALRKLFEMDIESCVKLELKELIRSIGDIADRTEDVSDRAEIILLKRRF
- a CDS encoding ribonuclease HII, whose translation is MGIDELYKKEFGIVAGVDEAGRGCLAGPVVAAAVVLEKEIEGINDSKQLSPAKRERLFDEIMGKAAVGIGIASPEEIDLHNIFNATKLAMNRALENLSVGPSFVLVDGKGIELRVPGTCLVKGDQKSKLIGAASIVAKVFRDRLMSEFHKMYPQFSFHKHKGYATKEHLNEIRKNGVLPIHRMSFEPVLELLTDDLLREFFEKGLISENRFEHIKNLLEAKKSVVFRKERTDHNLPLF